In Spirosoma pollinicola, the genomic window ATATTGACCCGTTAGGGGAAACTGCCAATAAGTAACCCGCACTGCGGATCCAATGATGGTTTGGTCGTCACTCGTAAAACGAAAACCAGTATAAACGGGAAATCTAATCATACCCGTTTCTAAATTAAATCGACCTACATGATAGCCAATAGCTAATCCATAACGTGAGTTTCGCAGATCATGAGGATGCGAGTTACTAAAATGAGGATCTCCCTCATATTTGGAGTAAGACCAGTGTAGACCCAATAAGGGTTTTACATAGTAAAAAATTGTGTTGCTTGTAAGACTAGTTAATAGATTGTCCTGTTGAGTTGACTGGGCTTGTATATTTTGTACATGTAGACTCAAGCAAAACACGAGATGTGTAAGACACAGCTTGGAACAGAGTCTAGGGAAGCATTTAAAAAAGTGATTTTTAAGCGACTGCATTGTGTCTACAATTTACAAGTCCAGTAAAATACGAAACAGAGGAAACGTAATCTCTTTCGCAAGGCCAAGCTGTTGTATAAGTGAACGTTATGTTGACCTAAGGCACTATATGTCAGTTGGCAGGATTGTCCAGATAAAGATACAGTTCTTTGATCAACCCATTCTCAATAATGGCAATGTCCATTCCTGTCGCGGCAGGTGTCGCTTGAGCGGCTCCTAATGTCCAAGCTACTTGACTAACGCCGTGGTTGATAACGGCTGGCTTGACCAGCGTAAAGACGAACTCTGATGGCCACTGGTCTTGTAGTTTCTCAATCAGTGAATTGATGGCTTGATGACCTGTAATAACTGGACCATTATCGATTTCATAAAAAGCGATGTCGGCGGCATAAATCTGCTTCATGACCTCCAATCGTTGCTGGTTGTCGCGTTCACTCCAAACTTTCAATAGGCTGTCTTCTAACAAGTGCACAGTAGCGTAATTCATATTGTTCTATTTACAAAAGCCTTAAACATACCGGGGTAATTGGAAAAAACAAAAGTATCTGGTGAATCTGCCTTTACATTTAGTTCTCTAATCTCTTACATGTCAACTAGATATAATAATTTTCAAGAAATCCATTCCGATAAAATCACTAAATTCCTAATCTTTCACTTGTACAATTACGCAGCGACACCAAAAATCTCCGCTATCGTGAATCTTTCCAGATCAATTTTTCATCCGATCGAACTTTGAAAAAGTCAGTGCATCCTCCATCTCCCCCACCGCTGATACCTCCATCGGGCGAGCAAACAGTATTGCATTGTTCATCTAACAGGACACTGGGTATATCACAACACCGTTGGGGGATAAAATAAACGACTTTTCCTTTATACACGTAGCGATAAATAGATGCTGGTGGACTCCATTTGTCCTGGCTCTTGATTTGATTGATCATGTTGACAATACAATCCGGCGTTCCGGTGGGTATTATGTCATTTTTACAATCGACCAGGAGTAAGCCAATGAAAGCGAGGTACTGTGTTGTACGTTTCATTTGAGGCTGCGTTTGGCGTGTTAGTAGTCATTTCTTGTAAGACGCC contains:
- a CDS encoding nuclear transport factor 2 family protein → MNYATVHLLEDSLLKVWSERDNQQRLEVMKQIYAADIAFYEIDNGPVITGHQAINSLIEKLQDQWPSEFVFTLVKPAVINHGVSQVAWTLGAAQATPAATGMDIAIIENGLIKELYLYLDNPAN
- a CDS encoding DUF6970 domain-containing protein, with the protein product MKRTTQYLAFIGLLLVDCKNDIIPTGTPDCIVNMINQIKSQDKWSPPASIYRYVYKGKVVYFIPQRCCDIPSVLLDEQCNTVCSPDGGISGGGDGGCTDFFKVRSDEKLIWKDSR